Proteins co-encoded in one Cupriavidus nantongensis genomic window:
- a CDS encoding DUF3742 family protein, translating into MNTTTRTSTAERLGRAFGRGWRAYARGERRASNWLVSKGVPRAGATALVWLVKLAVLGGLLYVAFWIALVLLGVAAAGWAAAANTSDEEEWPFTDLTELRKTPGYDPNLYNDTSHELYTDD; encoded by the coding sequence ATGAACACTACGACCCGCACCAGTACCGCAGAACGCCTCGGCCGCGCCTTTGGCCGCGGATGGCGTGCCTATGCGCGCGGCGAACGTCGGGCGTCGAACTGGTTGGTATCCAAGGGAGTGCCGCGAGCGGGTGCTACCGCGCTCGTGTGGTTGGTCAAGCTGGCTGTGCTGGGGGGGCTGCTCTACGTTGCTTTTTGGATCGCACTTGTGTTGCTGGGCGTGGCGGCGGCGGGATGGGCTGCTGCTGCCAATACCTCGGATGAAGAAGAGTGGCCTTTTACTGACCTCACCGAGCTGCGCAAGACGCCGGGCTACGATCCCAATCTTTACAACGACACGTCGCACGAGTTGTACACCGACGACTGA
- a CDS encoding RES family NAD+ phosphorylase, with translation MSRELPLFLIDAGELLQHVSRVVYRGSPLYYGRSGTNRYDDPARTYGVLYLGRDLSTALMESVFHKHQWLADEKRSIALKEVESRLVRAVGVLDDVRLADLTAEGVMAGYFGLNLEQLASRDYTHTQQVSAQVHAMLGNDGQPLFDGVLFPSRNNYPAKSIALFERAAAKVGVVDDIDLMDHVDWPRFVAIYRIGVEPDPGPVEPDDEAS, from the coding sequence ATGAGCCGCGAACTGCCCTTGTTCTTGATCGATGCGGGTGAACTGCTCCAGCATGTGAGCCGCGTCGTCTATCGGGGCAGCCCGCTGTACTATGGCCGCAGCGGCACCAATCGCTACGACGACCCGGCGCGGACCTACGGCGTGCTCTACCTGGGCCGCGACCTGTCCACGGCGCTGATGGAGTCGGTGTTTCACAAGCACCAGTGGCTGGCGGACGAGAAGCGCTCGATTGCGCTGAAGGAAGTCGAGAGCCGGCTCGTGCGCGCCGTAGGGGTCCTGGACGACGTGCGCTTGGCCGATCTCACGGCCGAGGGTGTCATGGCGGGCTACTTCGGCTTGAACTTGGAACAGTTGGCCAGCCGCGACTACACGCACACGCAGCAAGTGTCCGCCCAGGTGCATGCGATGCTCGGCAATGACGGCCAGCCGCTGTTCGACGGGGTACTTTTTCCGTCGCGCAACAACTATCCCGCCAAGAGCATCGCCCTGTTCGAGCGTGCGGCAGCAAAGGTTGGCGTTGTCGATGACATCGACCTGATGGACCATGTGGACTGGCCGCGTTTCGTTGCCATCTACCGCATCGGCGTGGAGCCCGACCCCGGCCCGGTGGAACCGGATGACGAAGCGTCCTGA
- the mobH gene encoding MobH family relaxase encodes MLSLFQRKRPPAAAAPSPAPATDLPKGLMRPESAASLLATPRRQKLLEHIWQRTSLSRKQFAALYRAPLERYAELVQAFPASEAHHHAYPGGMLDHGLEIVAYSLKLRQSHLLPIGASPEDQAAQAEAWTAAVAYAALLHDIGKIAVDLHVELADGSVWHPWHGPLLQPYRFRYRDDREYRLHSAATGLLYRQLLDRHILDWLSGYPSLWAPLLHVLAGQYEHAGVLGELVVQADRASVAQELGGDPARAMAVPKHALQRKLLDGLRYLLKEELKLNQPEASDGWLTDDALWLVSKTVSDKLRAHLLSQGIDGIPANNTAVFNVLQDHGMLQPTLDGKAVWRATVTSATGWSHSFTLLRLAPALIWETGERPAPFSGTVAIDTASADKDADASASSPANMARPTAEDQEPAPWEGRVTTDATPSPVGQAMPDVMEDLLAMVGMGDSPGPQQDAQAIADEAPATRSEAAMPSTAAASLPSPAPTAAPSSSTAQPSGEHFITWLQQAVASRRLIINDAKALVHTVGNTAYLISPGLFQRYAQEHPQIARLARQENMADWQWVQRQFERLRLHRKQSNGLNIWTCDVKGPRKTRRVHGYLLDEPTSILDPVPANNPYLSLVMPAIRPRKSD; translated from the coding sequence ATGCTCTCCCTGTTCCAGCGAAAACGGCCCCCGGCCGCCGCCGCGCCGTCGCCAGCACCCGCCACCGACCTCCCGAAAGGGTTGATGCGGCCGGAGTCGGCCGCATCACTGCTAGCGACGCCGCGACGGCAGAAGCTGCTGGAACACATCTGGCAACGTACATCGCTCTCACGCAAGCAGTTCGCCGCCTTGTACCGCGCGCCGCTGGAACGCTACGCCGAGCTGGTCCAGGCCTTCCCGGCTTCCGAGGCGCATCATCACGCTTATCCCGGCGGCATGCTGGACCACGGCTTGGAAATCGTCGCCTACAGCCTGAAGCTGCGGCAGTCCCATCTGCTGCCCATCGGCGCCAGTCCCGAGGACCAGGCGGCGCAGGCCGAGGCCTGGACCGCCGCCGTCGCCTATGCCGCGCTGCTCCATGACATCGGCAAGATCGCCGTCGATCTGCACGTCGAGCTGGCCGACGGCTCCGTGTGGCATCCGTGGCATGGCCCGCTGCTCCAGCCATACCGATTCCGCTACCGCGACGACCGCGAGTATCGGTTGCACAGTGCCGCGACGGGGTTGCTCTACCGTCAACTGCTCGATCGCCACATCCTGGACTGGCTCAGCGGCTATCCGTCCCTGTGGGCACCGCTGCTCCACGTCCTGGCCGGGCAATATGAGCACGCCGGGGTGCTGGGCGAACTGGTCGTGCAGGCCGACCGCGCTTCCGTGGCCCAGGAACTGGGCGGCGATCCGGCCCGCGCCATGGCTGTGCCGAAACACGCGCTGCAACGCAAGCTGCTTGATGGATTGCGCTACCTGCTCAAGGAAGAATTGAAGCTGAATCAGCCCGAGGCCTCCGATGGCTGGCTCACCGACGACGCGCTGTGGCTGGTGAGCAAGACGGTCTCCGACAAGCTGCGCGCCCACCTGTTGTCGCAGGGCATCGATGGCATTCCTGCGAACAACACCGCCGTCTTCAACGTGCTGCAGGACCACGGCATGTTGCAGCCCACACTGGACGGCAAGGCAGTCTGGCGCGCGACTGTGACCAGCGCCACCGGCTGGTCTCACTCCTTCACGCTGCTGCGCCTCGCTCCTGCGCTGATTTGGGAAACCGGCGAGCGGCCGGCGCCGTTCTCAGGCACAGTGGCGATCGACACGGCATCTGCCGATAAGGACGCCGATGCTTCGGCCTCCTCGCCGGCGAACATGGCGAGACCAACCGCGGAGGATCAGGAACCCGCGCCATGGGAGGGCCGCGTCACCACCGACGCGACTCCTTCGCCCGTGGGCCAGGCCATGCCCGATGTCATGGAGGATCTGCTGGCAATGGTGGGGATGGGCGATTCGCCCGGCCCCCAGCAAGATGCACAGGCCATCGCCGACGAAGCACCTGCCACGCGCTCTGAAGCAGCCATGCCATCAACGGCAGCAGCTTCACTTCCATCACCTGCACCCACGGCTGCACCATCGTCCTCGACGGCGCAGCCATCCGGCGAGCACTTCATAACATGGCTGCAGCAGGCCGTTGCCTCGCGCCGGCTCATCATCAACGACGCCAAAGCACTGGTGCATACCGTAGGCAACACGGCCTACTTGATCAGCCCCGGGCTGTTCCAGCGGTATGCCCAAGAACATCCGCAGATCGCTCGCCTAGCACGGCAGGAAAACATGGCGGACTGGCAATGGGTTCAGAGACAGTTCGAGAGATTGCGCTTGCATCGCAAGCAGAGTAACGGCCTCAACATTTGGACGTGTGATGTAAAGGGGCCGCGCAAGACCCGCCGAGTTCACGGCTACCTGCTGGATGAGCCGACTTCGATACTCGATCCGGTACCTGCTAATAACCCATATCTATCCCTTGTTATGCCAGCAATCCGACCCAGGAAATCTGACTAA